The nucleotide sequence ATCTGGTGGGTCACCATGCAAAAAACAACTACAATGTTTTTGGTACCAATGCTGACAGTGACTAAACCTACCTGATTACTATGGTGAGCCTGTTGAGACTAGAGATTGTTTAGGCAGGGCAAGAGAGATTGAACACGAACAAGAGAGATTAGTGAATCTAAGTATCTAATCTGATGCTCATCTTCTTAAATTaagggcggcagcgtagcctagtggttagagcattggactagtaactgaaaggttgcaagctcgaatccctgagctgacaaggtacaaatctgtcgttctgcccctgaacaaggcagttaacccactgttcctaggctgtcattgaaaataagaatttgttcttaaatgacttgcctagttaaaggttactgCTTGGCTATTGTATGGGTTCCAAATGTCAGCTCACTTTGGATCAAGCTTTCCTTAATTGCATAGGAATTGTGTTGTTTAACAGATAGCAATAGACAGTCACAGATAGTGGTGTTTGAATATGCATATTTTACGTGATGTCAGTCCTTTAAAAGGAATCCAATTCTCAGCATGTCCCCTATGTCTCCTCCTTAGCAGACATAGACCAGAGTTGAATAATACATGTTACATCTGTATTCTGCCTCACCATCTATTCCAGTAGaccatctatcctctctgtctacACTTCTTTAAAAATAGAGCAGCCTCCCCTTCTCAGGAGGAGTTGGAAGAAATTATCCTAACTGGTCCTGAAGGGATctaatagatctgtcattcttctGGAAAACAAGGACTATCTGACGGAAGAAAGGCATCATTCACAGATTGGCTTATTTCAGAGATCATGAAAATACTATTTGATGACTTTCCTTACGTCATTCCTTATTGTGCACTGCTTCAGCAACACACTCATATTAACTGAACGTCAAAATGTCACCCTGATTGTCTCTCTTCTCCAGGCCAGGACCCTGGTGCTCACTCCTCTCCCTCAGACGGACCTCTGACCCTAGGTATGTCCGGGGCTGTTCAGGCACCCCTCCCTGGaggttctccctctcctccaggctctctgtccctccccagcACAGACTCCCCAAAGCCAGCCAGCAACCTCACTGATGGAGGGCTctccaacaacaacagcagcaacagcagcaataGCAGTAGCAACGACACAGCAGTCGTAGTGGTAAAAGAGGTCCCAGGTAAATGTACTGTACAAGATAAAAAATAGAATGAATGGAATTGTATTGGTTCGGAGGACTACTTTATTATTTAATCAAATAAAATTTCAAATTTGACATTTAAACATATAATTTGTTTAAGATAAATGGTTGAGCTTGTTCTCAGTCTATTTAGTGCCATGCCACCTTAGATCAAGCCACAACATAGTCAGACACAGCACAAGCAGAGTGGAGAGCTGTGACTGGGCTGAGGtgatgacacacacatacacacacacacacacacacacacacacacacacacacacacacacacacacacacacacgcacacacacacacacactagaagaCAGAACATGGTCCTTAAAAGGAGGATACTGTTGGGTTTACTAACTAGAGCACAAAGAGAGACATGAGATAGACAGAAGAGGGATAAATTAAGGGGAAAAACAAGATCATGAGAGAATTAACAGCAAGAAACAGTGTTGTTAGGCATACAGGAAGAGGGCAGAGTGTAGAACTAGAGgggggtggaagaggaggaggaggagagatgcgcTGTGATTAAATGCAGTGTGATTTCACACAGAAAGGTGAGAAAGTTTGGAGCctgacacacgcaaacacacgcgcacacacacacacacacacacacacacacacacacattggctcATTGCAAACATACACCCCCACCACCTGcacctcactcactctctgtatctgtatcctCTGGGAGGTTTTACAGGTATATATTATCTCATCACAACACTGCTGCTTGtctctcctctgtgtcctctGGCTGGGAGTTAGAAGATACACTGCTGCTTGTCTCCTCTGTGTCCTCTGGCTGGGAGTTAGAAGATACACTGCTGCTTGtctctcctctgtgtcctctGGCTGGGAGTTAGAAGATACACTGCTGCTTGtctctcctctgtgtcctctGGCTGGGAGTTAGAAGATACACTGCTGCTTGtctctcctctgtgtcctctGGCTGGGAGTTAGAAGATACACTGCTAATtggagtgtgtgtgcgttcaactgtgttttttgttgttgaatgttTTTTATGCAGATATTGACTGTGACTTTTCACCTATCAATTTATTTTCTAATTGATAAAAAGTTTTGTAAACTTAATACATTAATGGGTCCTTCTTTTCTTTGTGTTGATTTTCCCTTAAAaacctttcttcttctctcttctagCCACCAGTGTGGGGGTCCCTGCCCCCACTCCCATCCCTGAGAAGACCCCTGGCCCAGAGAACCTCACTGAAGAAACCGTACAGCCCTCTGATGCTCCCTCTGACAACCACActgcccctacacacacacccacaaccacagTCCTCGTTCACAAACCTTccaccacccccacacacacacctgtccactccaccactccatccAGCCATGCCCCTCATCCCTCCAAAACTCACTCACCCATCACCACCACTGCTTCCCCAGCCCCTACTAGGCTTGAGACCCACCCAACTAACACCTCCGCTGCCCCCCAGCCCAGCTCAACCCCCAGCCCTAACCCAGATACCTCTAACCCTATCCAGCCTAAACAGCCACTCAGTACCtttcccaccaccactaccaccacctctCCCCTAGCTCTACCTACGTCTGAGCCCCAGACCCAGACATCCAGCATCACCCCTCTCCCGGCTTCCACCCCAGCCAGCAGCCCTCCATCTCAGGCTAAAACGCATGCCGACATCCCCTCTCAGCTCAATGTGGTGGAAGGTGAGTAGATGGATTcgttgtgtatgcgtgtgtgtgtgttatgttgctagtgttttgttatttgttatcAAACAGCAGCAACCACAGTATTATATACTATGATCTCTCTGGCGTATAAAGGGGGGAGACATCCAACCCCGGTCTAATAAAACCACACACACTAAACCTAAACGGTCCAGTTGTCAGTCCCATGACTGGCTCTGTCTCTTGCCAGACAGAGAGATGATTGTGGGGTGGTGGTGCTGATAGTACCCTTAAATGTttaggagggagtgtgtgtggggggggcagaCTTGTGCAGGGAAACAAAGAACAGCATAGCTTTTGTTGGGATGCCAGTTCATTGCTGGGTGCGTCAGTTTAGTCCTATGCCCAGAAAGCCCCGggcttgctcgctctctctgtcactACCCTACAATCAAGTCTGTCTTATTCTCTTTGTAAGACATCCTGTTAATAGCTTGTGTTTATATTTTATAATatgatatatttaatattttaatatattatgttatatatcacaggaggctgctgaggggaggacggatcataataatggctggaacggagcaaatggaatggcatcaaacgcatggaaaccgtgtgtttgatgttttggataccattccactagagccattaccacaagtccgtcctccccaattaagttgccaccaacctcccgtggtatatatatatagtataatatgttCCCCTCACCCGAGCAGGGGAACCAGTGTTCCATAGTGGTGGACCTGCCCTGGACCCTCTCCTAGCTGGACTAGTGTCAGTCTTCATCGTCACTGCAGCCATCATCACCCTGCTCCTCTTCATCAAACTGCGACGACGGGACCAGCGGCCTGAGTTCCGCAGGCTCCAGGACCTGCCTATGGTGAGACAATGGAACACAAGTGGTTAGGTGAAGAGACAGTGTAACGCTTAACATTaatgagacctgaagacttgcgTAAGCGTCACTCTTCTTTTGTGAGCTATTACACTAAGTAGCCATTGTTAGCATTAGCGTTTACTTCAATCAGCACCTGTCATCT is from Salvelinus alpinus chromosome 16, SLU_Salpinus.1, whole genome shotgun sequence and encodes:
- the LOC139541226 gene encoding putative uncharacterized protein DDB_G0290521 isoform X1; translation: METKILVALCALILSLGSNVEGQDPGAHSSPSDGPLTLGMSGAVQAPLPGGSPSPPGSLSLPSTDSPKPASNLTDGGLSNNNSSNSSNSSSNDTAVVVVKEVPATSVGVPAPTPIPEKTPGPENLTEETVQPSDAPSDNHTAPTHTPTTTVLVHKPSTTPTHTPVHSTTPSSHAPHPSKTHSPITTTASPAPTRLETHPTNTSAAPQPSSTPSPNPDTSNPIQPKQPLSTFPTTTTTTSPLALPTSEPQTQTSSITPLPASTPASSPPSQAKTHADIPSQLNVVEGEPVFHSGGPALDPLLAGLVSVFIVTAAIITLLLFIKLRRRDQRPEFRRLQDLPMDDMMEDTPLSMYSY
- the LOC139541226 gene encoding putative uncharacterized protein DDB_G0290521 isoform X2 gives rise to the protein METKILVALCALILSLGSNVEGQDPGAHSSPSDGPLTLATSVGVPAPTPIPEKTPGPENLTEETVQPSDAPSDNHTAPTHTPTTTVLVHKPSTTPTHTPVHSTTPSSHAPHPSKTHSPITTTASPAPTRLETHPTNTSAAPQPSSTPSPNPDTSNPIQPKQPLSTFPTTTTTTSPLALPTSEPQTQTSSITPLPASTPASSPPSQAKTHADIPSQLNVVEGEPVFHSGGPALDPLLAGLVSVFIVTAAIITLLLFIKLRRRDQRPEFRRLQDLPMDDMMEDTPLSMYSY